Proteins from one Astatotilapia calliptera chromosome 8, fAstCal1.2, whole genome shotgun sequence genomic window:
- the exoc7 gene encoding exocyst complex component 7 isoform X1 yields the protein MIPTEDASARKREIEEKLKQEQETLSFIRENLEKSDQLTKNMVSILSSFESRLMQLENSIIPVHKQTENLQRLQENVDKTLSCMDHVISYYHVAKDTDRIIREGPTGRLDEYLACIARIQKAVEYFQDNNPDSPELNTVKARFEKGKELLEGEFRSLLTRYSKPVPPILILDAISVDEELEVQEDVMLEHLPEAVLQDIICIAGWLVEYGRNQDFMNVYFQIRSNQLDRSIKGLKEHFRKNSASSGVLYSPAVQTKRKDTPTKKAPKRPVYIPGTIRKAQNLLKQYSQHGLDGKKGGSNLTPLEGKDDVLDIEIDSYIHCISAFVKLAQSEYLLLAEIIPEHHQKKTFDSLIQEALDNLMLEGENIVAAARRAIMRHDYSAVLTIFPILRHLKMNKSEFDTTLQGTAASTKNKLPTLITSMETIGAKALEEFADSIKNDPDKEYNMPKDGTVHELTSNAILFLQQLLDFHETAGAMLASQVLGDTYNIPLDPRETSSATSYTSDFNKRLLSSYICKVLGNLQLNLLSKSKVYEDSALSAIFLHNNYNYILKSLEKSELIQLVTVTQKRAETSYKELMTQQIETYQRSWLKVTEHLTERNMPVVQPGTKLKDKERQVVKDKFKGFNDGLEELCKIQKGWAIPDKEQRDLIRHNQKKVVSDAYRAFLQRCANISFTKNPEKYHKYRPEEVEEMIEKLFDTSA from the exons ATGATTCCTACGGAGGATGCGTCCGCCAGGAAGCGGGAGATCGAGGAGAAACTGAAGCAG GAGCAGGAGACGCTGTCGTTCATCCGGGAGAACCTGGAAAAGAGCGATCAGCTGACCAAAAACATG GTCTCCATCCTGTCTTCGTTCGAGAGCCGCCTGATGCAGCTGGAGAACTCCATCATCCCGGTTCACAAGCAGACGGAAAACCTGCAACGGCTGCAGGAGAACGTGGACAAAACTCTGTCTTGCATGGATCACGTCATCAGCTACTACCATGTGGCCAAAGACACGGACAGGATCATCAGAGAGGG ACCTACGGGCAGACTGGACGAGTATCTTGCTTGCATTGCAAGAATTCAGAAAGCTGTCGAATACTTTCAAGACAACAACCCAGACAGCCCTGAGCTCAACACAGTG AAAGCACGCTTTGAAAAGGGGAAGGAGCTGCTGGAGGGCGAATTCCGCAGCCTCCTGACCCGCTACAGCAAACCTGTTCCCCCCATCCTCATCCTGGACGCCATCAGCGTGGATGAGGAGCTGGAGGTCCAGGAGGATGTGATGCTGGAACACCTGCCCGAGGCCGTGCTCCAGGACATCATCTGCATCGCCGGCTGGCTGGTGGAATACGGACGTAATCAGG ACTTCATGAACGTCTACTTCCAGATCCGCTCCAACCAGCTCGATCGCTCCATCAAAGGCCTCAAAGAGCATTTCCGCAAGAACAGCGCCTCCTCCGGTGTCCTCTACTCGCCTGCCGTCCAAACCAAGCGCAAGGACACGCCAACTAAAAAGGCCCCGAAGAGACCAG TCTACATCCCAG GGACCATTCGCAAGGCTCAGAACCTTCTGAAACAGTACTCACAGCATGGGCTGGATGGGAAAAAGGGGGGTTCTAACCTCACTCCTTTGGAAG GAAAGGATGATGTCCTGGATATCGAGATCGACTCTTACATCCACTGCATCAGTGCCTTCGTCAAGCTGGCTCAGAGCGAGTATCTGCTTCTGGCGGAGATCATCCCCGAGCACCACCAGAAGAAGACCTTCGACTCCCTCATTCAG GAGGCGCTGGACAACCTGATGCTGGAGGGAGAAAACATTGTGGCTGCAGCTCGCCGGGCCATAATGCGACACGACTACTCAGCTGTCCTCACCATCTTCCCCATCCTCAGACACCTGAAGATGAACAAGTCTGAGTTTGATACCACGCTGCAG GGCACGGCGGCGAGCACCAAGAACAAGCTGCCCACCCTCATCACCTCCATGGAGACGATCGGAGCCAAAGCTCTGGAGGAGTTTGCAGACAGCATCAAG AATGATCCTGATAAGGAGTACAACATGCCCAAGGACGGAACGGTCCATGAACTGACCAGCAAT GCCATCCTGttcctgcagcagctgctggacttCCACGAGACAGCTGGAGCCATGCTGGCCTCACAAG TACTGGGGGACACTTACAATATACCTTTAGACCCCCGAG AGACGAGTTCGGCCACCAGCTACACCTCCGACTTCAACAAAAGGCTCCTCAGTAGTTACATAT GTAAGGTTTTGGGGAACTTGCAGCTAAACCTGCTCAGTAAATCCAAAGTGTACGAGGATTCGGCTCTGAGTGCCATCTTCCTGCacaacaactacaactacaTCCTCAAGTCGCTGGAAAA GTCTGAGCTGATCCAGCTGGTGACGGTGACTCAGAAGCGAGCGGAGACGTCCTACAAAGAGCTCATGACTCAGCAGATCGAAACATACCAGCGCAG CTGGCTGAAAGTCACCGAGCACCTGACAGAAAGGAACATGCCCGTCGTACAGCCCGGCACCAAG CTGAAAGATAAAGAGAGACAAGTGGTTAAAGACAAATTCAAG GGCTTCAATGACGGTTTGGAGGAGCTGTGTAAGATCCAGAAGGGTTGGGCCATCCCGGACAAAGAGCAGAGAGACCTCATCCGGCACAATCAGAAGAAGGTGGTGTCTGATGCCTACAGAGCCTTCCTGCAGAG ATGTGCCAACATTTCCTTCACCAAGAACCCCGAGAAGTATCACAAGTATCGAccggaggaggtggaggagatgATCGAAAAGCTGTTTGACACATCCGCCTGA
- the exoc7 gene encoding exocyst complex component 7 isoform X5, protein MIPTEDASARKREIEEKLKQEQETLSFIRENLEKSDQLTKNMVSILSSFESRLMQLENSIIPVHKQTENLQRLQENVDKTLSCMDHVISYYHVAKDTDRIIREGPTGRLDEYLACIARIQKAVEYFQDNNPDSPELNTVKARFEKGKELLEGEFRSLLTRYSKPVPPILILDAISVDEELEVQEDVMLEHLPEAVLQDIICIAGWLVEYGRNQDFMNVYFQIRSNQLDRSIKGLKEHFRKNSASSGVLYSPAVQTKRKDTPTKKAPKRPVYIPGTIRKAQNLLKQYSQHGLDGKKGGSNLTPLEGKDDVLDIEIDSYIHCISAFVKLAQSEYLLLAEIIPEHHQKKTFDSLIQEALDNLMLEGENIVAAARRAIMRHDYSAVLTIFPILRHLKMNKSEFDTTLQGTAASTKNKLPTLITSMETIGAKALEEFADSIKNDPDKEYNMPKDGTVHELTSNAILFLQQLLDFHETAGAMLASQETSSATSYTSDFNKRLLSSYICKVLGNLQLNLLSKSKVYEDSALSAIFLHNNYNYILKSLEKSELIQLVTVTQKRAETSYKELMTQQIETYQRSWLKVTEHLTERNMPVVQPGTKLKDKERQVVKDKFKGFNDGLEELCKIQKGWAIPDKEQRDLIRHNQKKVVSDAYRAFLQRCANISFTKNPEKYHKYRPEEVEEMIEKLFDTSA, encoded by the exons ATGATTCCTACGGAGGATGCGTCCGCCAGGAAGCGGGAGATCGAGGAGAAACTGAAGCAG GAGCAGGAGACGCTGTCGTTCATCCGGGAGAACCTGGAAAAGAGCGATCAGCTGACCAAAAACATG GTCTCCATCCTGTCTTCGTTCGAGAGCCGCCTGATGCAGCTGGAGAACTCCATCATCCCGGTTCACAAGCAGACGGAAAACCTGCAACGGCTGCAGGAGAACGTGGACAAAACTCTGTCTTGCATGGATCACGTCATCAGCTACTACCATGTGGCCAAAGACACGGACAGGATCATCAGAGAGGG ACCTACGGGCAGACTGGACGAGTATCTTGCTTGCATTGCAAGAATTCAGAAAGCTGTCGAATACTTTCAAGACAACAACCCAGACAGCCCTGAGCTCAACACAGTG AAAGCACGCTTTGAAAAGGGGAAGGAGCTGCTGGAGGGCGAATTCCGCAGCCTCCTGACCCGCTACAGCAAACCTGTTCCCCCCATCCTCATCCTGGACGCCATCAGCGTGGATGAGGAGCTGGAGGTCCAGGAGGATGTGATGCTGGAACACCTGCCCGAGGCCGTGCTCCAGGACATCATCTGCATCGCCGGCTGGCTGGTGGAATACGGACGTAATCAGG ACTTCATGAACGTCTACTTCCAGATCCGCTCCAACCAGCTCGATCGCTCCATCAAAGGCCTCAAAGAGCATTTCCGCAAGAACAGCGCCTCCTCCGGTGTCCTCTACTCGCCTGCCGTCCAAACCAAGCGCAAGGACACGCCAACTAAAAAGGCCCCGAAGAGACCAG TCTACATCCCAG GGACCATTCGCAAGGCTCAGAACCTTCTGAAACAGTACTCACAGCATGGGCTGGATGGGAAAAAGGGGGGTTCTAACCTCACTCCTTTGGAAG GAAAGGATGATGTCCTGGATATCGAGATCGACTCTTACATCCACTGCATCAGTGCCTTCGTCAAGCTGGCTCAGAGCGAGTATCTGCTTCTGGCGGAGATCATCCCCGAGCACCACCAGAAGAAGACCTTCGACTCCCTCATTCAG GAGGCGCTGGACAACCTGATGCTGGAGGGAGAAAACATTGTGGCTGCAGCTCGCCGGGCCATAATGCGACACGACTACTCAGCTGTCCTCACCATCTTCCCCATCCTCAGACACCTGAAGATGAACAAGTCTGAGTTTGATACCACGCTGCAG GGCACGGCGGCGAGCACCAAGAACAAGCTGCCCACCCTCATCACCTCCATGGAGACGATCGGAGCCAAAGCTCTGGAGGAGTTTGCAGACAGCATCAAG AATGATCCTGATAAGGAGTACAACATGCCCAAGGACGGAACGGTCCATGAACTGACCAGCAAT GCCATCCTGttcctgcagcagctgctggacttCCACGAGACAGCTGGAGCCATGCTGGCCTCACAAG AGACGAGTTCGGCCACCAGCTACACCTCCGACTTCAACAAAAGGCTCCTCAGTAGTTACATAT GTAAGGTTTTGGGGAACTTGCAGCTAAACCTGCTCAGTAAATCCAAAGTGTACGAGGATTCGGCTCTGAGTGCCATCTTCCTGCacaacaactacaactacaTCCTCAAGTCGCTGGAAAA GTCTGAGCTGATCCAGCTGGTGACGGTGACTCAGAAGCGAGCGGAGACGTCCTACAAAGAGCTCATGACTCAGCAGATCGAAACATACCAGCGCAG CTGGCTGAAAGTCACCGAGCACCTGACAGAAAGGAACATGCCCGTCGTACAGCCCGGCACCAAG CTGAAAGATAAAGAGAGACAAGTGGTTAAAGACAAATTCAAG GGCTTCAATGACGGTTTGGAGGAGCTGTGTAAGATCCAGAAGGGTTGGGCCATCCCGGACAAAGAGCAGAGAGACCTCATCCGGCACAATCAGAAGAAGGTGGTGTCTGATGCCTACAGAGCCTTCCTGCAGAG ATGTGCCAACATTTCCTTCACCAAGAACCCCGAGAAGTATCACAAGTATCGAccggaggaggtggaggagatgATCGAAAAGCTGTTTGACACATCCGCCTGA
- the exoc7 gene encoding exocyst complex component 7 isoform X3, with product MIPTEDASARKREIEEKLKQEQETLSFIRENLEKSDQLTKNMVSILSSFESRLMQLENSIIPVHKQTENLQRLQENVDKTLSCMDHVISYYHVAKDTDRIIREGPTGRLDEYLACIARIQKAVEYFQDNNPDSPELNTVKARFEKGKELLEGEFRSLLTRYSKPVPPILILDAISVDEELEVQEDVMLEHLPEAVLQDIICIAGWLVEYGRNQDFMNVYFQIRSNQLDRSIKGLKEHFRKNSASSGVLYSPAVQTKRKDTPTKKAPKRPVYIPGYDHDLRVKHLSDALTEKHGAATGKDDVLDIEIDSYIHCISAFVKLAQSEYLLLAEIIPEHHQKKTFDSLIQEALDNLMLEGENIVAAARRAIMRHDYSAVLTIFPILRHLKMNKSEFDTTLQGTAASTKNKLPTLITSMETIGAKALEEFADSIKNDPDKEYNMPKDGTVHELTSNAILFLQQLLDFHETAGAMLASQVLGDTYNIPLDPRETSSATSYTSDFNKRLLSSYICKVLGNLQLNLLSKSKVYEDSALSAIFLHNNYNYILKSLEKSELIQLVTVTQKRAETSYKELMTQQIETYQRSWLKVTEHLTERNMPVVQPGTKLKDKERQVVKDKFKGFNDGLEELCKIQKGWAIPDKEQRDLIRHNQKKVVSDAYRAFLQRCANISFTKNPEKYHKYRPEEVEEMIEKLFDTSA from the exons ATGATTCCTACGGAGGATGCGTCCGCCAGGAAGCGGGAGATCGAGGAGAAACTGAAGCAG GAGCAGGAGACGCTGTCGTTCATCCGGGAGAACCTGGAAAAGAGCGATCAGCTGACCAAAAACATG GTCTCCATCCTGTCTTCGTTCGAGAGCCGCCTGATGCAGCTGGAGAACTCCATCATCCCGGTTCACAAGCAGACGGAAAACCTGCAACGGCTGCAGGAGAACGTGGACAAAACTCTGTCTTGCATGGATCACGTCATCAGCTACTACCATGTGGCCAAAGACACGGACAGGATCATCAGAGAGGG ACCTACGGGCAGACTGGACGAGTATCTTGCTTGCATTGCAAGAATTCAGAAAGCTGTCGAATACTTTCAAGACAACAACCCAGACAGCCCTGAGCTCAACACAGTG AAAGCACGCTTTGAAAAGGGGAAGGAGCTGCTGGAGGGCGAATTCCGCAGCCTCCTGACCCGCTACAGCAAACCTGTTCCCCCCATCCTCATCCTGGACGCCATCAGCGTGGATGAGGAGCTGGAGGTCCAGGAGGATGTGATGCTGGAACACCTGCCCGAGGCCGTGCTCCAGGACATCATCTGCATCGCCGGCTGGCTGGTGGAATACGGACGTAATCAGG ACTTCATGAACGTCTACTTCCAGATCCGCTCCAACCAGCTCGATCGCTCCATCAAAGGCCTCAAAGAGCATTTCCGCAAGAACAGCGCCTCCTCCGGTGTCCTCTACTCGCCTGCCGTCCAAACCAAGCGCAAGGACACGCCAACTAAAAAGGCCCCGAAGAGACCAG TCTACATCCCAG GTTACGATCACGACCTGCGGGTCAAACACCTCTCTGACGCCCTGACCGAGAAGCACGGGGCCGCCACAG GAAAGGATGATGTCCTGGATATCGAGATCGACTCTTACATCCACTGCATCAGTGCCTTCGTCAAGCTGGCTCAGAGCGAGTATCTGCTTCTGGCGGAGATCATCCCCGAGCACCACCAGAAGAAGACCTTCGACTCCCTCATTCAG GAGGCGCTGGACAACCTGATGCTGGAGGGAGAAAACATTGTGGCTGCAGCTCGCCGGGCCATAATGCGACACGACTACTCAGCTGTCCTCACCATCTTCCCCATCCTCAGACACCTGAAGATGAACAAGTCTGAGTTTGATACCACGCTGCAG GGCACGGCGGCGAGCACCAAGAACAAGCTGCCCACCCTCATCACCTCCATGGAGACGATCGGAGCCAAAGCTCTGGAGGAGTTTGCAGACAGCATCAAG AATGATCCTGATAAGGAGTACAACATGCCCAAGGACGGAACGGTCCATGAACTGACCAGCAAT GCCATCCTGttcctgcagcagctgctggacttCCACGAGACAGCTGGAGCCATGCTGGCCTCACAAG TACTGGGGGACACTTACAATATACCTTTAGACCCCCGAG AGACGAGTTCGGCCACCAGCTACACCTCCGACTTCAACAAAAGGCTCCTCAGTAGTTACATAT GTAAGGTTTTGGGGAACTTGCAGCTAAACCTGCTCAGTAAATCCAAAGTGTACGAGGATTCGGCTCTGAGTGCCATCTTCCTGCacaacaactacaactacaTCCTCAAGTCGCTGGAAAA GTCTGAGCTGATCCAGCTGGTGACGGTGACTCAGAAGCGAGCGGAGACGTCCTACAAAGAGCTCATGACTCAGCAGATCGAAACATACCAGCGCAG CTGGCTGAAAGTCACCGAGCACCTGACAGAAAGGAACATGCCCGTCGTACAGCCCGGCACCAAG CTGAAAGATAAAGAGAGACAAGTGGTTAAAGACAAATTCAAG GGCTTCAATGACGGTTTGGAGGAGCTGTGTAAGATCCAGAAGGGTTGGGCCATCCCGGACAAAGAGCAGAGAGACCTCATCCGGCACAATCAGAAGAAGGTGGTGTCTGATGCCTACAGAGCCTTCCTGCAGAG ATGTGCCAACATTTCCTTCACCAAGAACCCCGAGAAGTATCACAAGTATCGAccggaggaggtggaggagatgATCGAAAAGCTGTTTGACACATCCGCCTGA
- the exoc7 gene encoding exocyst complex component 7 isoform X7, which yields MIPTEDASARKREIEEKLKQEQETLSFIRENLEKSDQLTKNMVSILSSFESRLMQLENSIIPVHKQTENLQRLQENVDKTLSCMDHVISYYHVAKDTDRIIREGPTGRLDEYLACIARIQKAVEYFQDNNPDSPELNTVKARFEKGKELLEGEFRSLLTRYSKPVPPILILDAISVDEELEVQEDVMLEHLPEAVLQDIICIAGWLVEYGRNQDFMNVYFQIRSNQLDRSIKGLKEHFRKNSASSGVLYSPAVQTKRKDTPTKKAPKRPVYIPGYDHDLRVKHLSDALTEKHGAATGKDDVLDIEIDSYIHCISAFVKLAQSEYLLLAEIIPEHHQKKTFDSLIQEALDNLMLEGENIVAAARRAIMRHDYSAVLTIFPILRHLKMNKSEFDTTLQGTAASTKNKLPTLITSMETIGAKALEEFADSIKNDPDKEYNMPKDGTVHELTSNAILFLQQLLDFHETAGAMLASQETSSATSYTSDFNKRLLSSYICKVLGNLQLNLLSKSKVYEDSALSAIFLHNNYNYILKSLEKSELIQLVTVTQKRAETSYKELMTQQIETYQRSWLKVTEHLTERNMPVVQPGTKLKDKERQVVKDKFKGFNDGLEELCKIQKGWAIPDKEQRDLIRHNQKKVVSDAYRAFLQRCANISFTKNPEKYHKYRPEEVEEMIEKLFDTSA from the exons ATGATTCCTACGGAGGATGCGTCCGCCAGGAAGCGGGAGATCGAGGAGAAACTGAAGCAG GAGCAGGAGACGCTGTCGTTCATCCGGGAGAACCTGGAAAAGAGCGATCAGCTGACCAAAAACATG GTCTCCATCCTGTCTTCGTTCGAGAGCCGCCTGATGCAGCTGGAGAACTCCATCATCCCGGTTCACAAGCAGACGGAAAACCTGCAACGGCTGCAGGAGAACGTGGACAAAACTCTGTCTTGCATGGATCACGTCATCAGCTACTACCATGTGGCCAAAGACACGGACAGGATCATCAGAGAGGG ACCTACGGGCAGACTGGACGAGTATCTTGCTTGCATTGCAAGAATTCAGAAAGCTGTCGAATACTTTCAAGACAACAACCCAGACAGCCCTGAGCTCAACACAGTG AAAGCACGCTTTGAAAAGGGGAAGGAGCTGCTGGAGGGCGAATTCCGCAGCCTCCTGACCCGCTACAGCAAACCTGTTCCCCCCATCCTCATCCTGGACGCCATCAGCGTGGATGAGGAGCTGGAGGTCCAGGAGGATGTGATGCTGGAACACCTGCCCGAGGCCGTGCTCCAGGACATCATCTGCATCGCCGGCTGGCTGGTGGAATACGGACGTAATCAGG ACTTCATGAACGTCTACTTCCAGATCCGCTCCAACCAGCTCGATCGCTCCATCAAAGGCCTCAAAGAGCATTTCCGCAAGAACAGCGCCTCCTCCGGTGTCCTCTACTCGCCTGCCGTCCAAACCAAGCGCAAGGACACGCCAACTAAAAAGGCCCCGAAGAGACCAG TCTACATCCCAG GTTACGATCACGACCTGCGGGTCAAACACCTCTCTGACGCCCTGACCGAGAAGCACGGGGCCGCCACAG GAAAGGATGATGTCCTGGATATCGAGATCGACTCTTACATCCACTGCATCAGTGCCTTCGTCAAGCTGGCTCAGAGCGAGTATCTGCTTCTGGCGGAGATCATCCCCGAGCACCACCAGAAGAAGACCTTCGACTCCCTCATTCAG GAGGCGCTGGACAACCTGATGCTGGAGGGAGAAAACATTGTGGCTGCAGCTCGCCGGGCCATAATGCGACACGACTACTCAGCTGTCCTCACCATCTTCCCCATCCTCAGACACCTGAAGATGAACAAGTCTGAGTTTGATACCACGCTGCAG GGCACGGCGGCGAGCACCAAGAACAAGCTGCCCACCCTCATCACCTCCATGGAGACGATCGGAGCCAAAGCTCTGGAGGAGTTTGCAGACAGCATCAAG AATGATCCTGATAAGGAGTACAACATGCCCAAGGACGGAACGGTCCATGAACTGACCAGCAAT GCCATCCTGttcctgcagcagctgctggacttCCACGAGACAGCTGGAGCCATGCTGGCCTCACAAG AGACGAGTTCGGCCACCAGCTACACCTCCGACTTCAACAAAAGGCTCCTCAGTAGTTACATAT GTAAGGTTTTGGGGAACTTGCAGCTAAACCTGCTCAGTAAATCCAAAGTGTACGAGGATTCGGCTCTGAGTGCCATCTTCCTGCacaacaactacaactacaTCCTCAAGTCGCTGGAAAA GTCTGAGCTGATCCAGCTGGTGACGGTGACTCAGAAGCGAGCGGAGACGTCCTACAAAGAGCTCATGACTCAGCAGATCGAAACATACCAGCGCAG CTGGCTGAAAGTCACCGAGCACCTGACAGAAAGGAACATGCCCGTCGTACAGCCCGGCACCAAG CTGAAAGATAAAGAGAGACAAGTGGTTAAAGACAAATTCAAG GGCTTCAATGACGGTTTGGAGGAGCTGTGTAAGATCCAGAAGGGTTGGGCCATCCCGGACAAAGAGCAGAGAGACCTCATCCGGCACAATCAGAAGAAGGTGGTGTCTGATGCCTACAGAGCCTTCCTGCAGAG ATGTGCCAACATTTCCTTCACCAAGAACCCCGAGAAGTATCACAAGTATCGAccggaggaggtggaggagatgATCGAAAAGCTGTTTGACACATCCGCCTGA
- the exoc7 gene encoding exocyst complex component 7 isoform X10, translating into MIPTEDASARKREIEEKLKQEQETLSFIRENLEKSDQLTKNMVSILSSFESRLMQLENSIIPVHKQTENLQRLQENVDKTLSCMDHVISYYHVAKDTDRIIREGPTGRLDEYLACIARIQKAVEYFQDNNPDSPELNTVKARFEKGKELLEGEFRSLLTRYSKPVPPILILDAISVDEELEVQEDVMLEHLPEAVLQDIICIAGWLVEYGRNQDFMNVYFQIRSNQLDRSIKGLKEHFRKNSASSGVLYSPAVQTKRKDTPTKKAPKRPGKDDVLDIEIDSYIHCISAFVKLAQSEYLLLAEIIPEHHQKKTFDSLIQEALDNLMLEGENIVAAARRAIMRHDYSAVLTIFPILRHLKMNKSEFDTTLQGTAASTKNKLPTLITSMETIGAKALEEFADSIKNDPDKEYNMPKDGTVHELTSNAILFLQQLLDFHETAGAMLASQETSSATSYTSDFNKRLLSSYICKVLGNLQLNLLSKSKVYEDSALSAIFLHNNYNYILKSLEKSELIQLVTVTQKRAETSYKELMTQQIETYQRSWLKVTEHLTERNMPVVQPGTKLKDKERQVVKDKFKGFNDGLEELCKIQKGWAIPDKEQRDLIRHNQKKVVSDAYRAFLQRCANISFTKNPEKYHKYRPEEVEEMIEKLFDTSA; encoded by the exons ATGATTCCTACGGAGGATGCGTCCGCCAGGAAGCGGGAGATCGAGGAGAAACTGAAGCAG GAGCAGGAGACGCTGTCGTTCATCCGGGAGAACCTGGAAAAGAGCGATCAGCTGACCAAAAACATG GTCTCCATCCTGTCTTCGTTCGAGAGCCGCCTGATGCAGCTGGAGAACTCCATCATCCCGGTTCACAAGCAGACGGAAAACCTGCAACGGCTGCAGGAGAACGTGGACAAAACTCTGTCTTGCATGGATCACGTCATCAGCTACTACCATGTGGCCAAAGACACGGACAGGATCATCAGAGAGGG ACCTACGGGCAGACTGGACGAGTATCTTGCTTGCATTGCAAGAATTCAGAAAGCTGTCGAATACTTTCAAGACAACAACCCAGACAGCCCTGAGCTCAACACAGTG AAAGCACGCTTTGAAAAGGGGAAGGAGCTGCTGGAGGGCGAATTCCGCAGCCTCCTGACCCGCTACAGCAAACCTGTTCCCCCCATCCTCATCCTGGACGCCATCAGCGTGGATGAGGAGCTGGAGGTCCAGGAGGATGTGATGCTGGAACACCTGCCCGAGGCCGTGCTCCAGGACATCATCTGCATCGCCGGCTGGCTGGTGGAATACGGACGTAATCAGG ACTTCATGAACGTCTACTTCCAGATCCGCTCCAACCAGCTCGATCGCTCCATCAAAGGCCTCAAAGAGCATTTCCGCAAGAACAGCGCCTCCTCCGGTGTCCTCTACTCGCCTGCCGTCCAAACCAAGCGCAAGGACACGCCAACTAAAAAGGCCCCGAAGAGACCAG GAAAGGATGATGTCCTGGATATCGAGATCGACTCTTACATCCACTGCATCAGTGCCTTCGTCAAGCTGGCTCAGAGCGAGTATCTGCTTCTGGCGGAGATCATCCCCGAGCACCACCAGAAGAAGACCTTCGACTCCCTCATTCAG GAGGCGCTGGACAACCTGATGCTGGAGGGAGAAAACATTGTGGCTGCAGCTCGCCGGGCCATAATGCGACACGACTACTCAGCTGTCCTCACCATCTTCCCCATCCTCAGACACCTGAAGATGAACAAGTCTGAGTTTGATACCACGCTGCAG GGCACGGCGGCGAGCACCAAGAACAAGCTGCCCACCCTCATCACCTCCATGGAGACGATCGGAGCCAAAGCTCTGGAGGAGTTTGCAGACAGCATCAAG AATGATCCTGATAAGGAGTACAACATGCCCAAGGACGGAACGGTCCATGAACTGACCAGCAAT GCCATCCTGttcctgcagcagctgctggacttCCACGAGACAGCTGGAGCCATGCTGGCCTCACAAG AGACGAGTTCGGCCACCAGCTACACCTCCGACTTCAACAAAAGGCTCCTCAGTAGTTACATAT GTAAGGTTTTGGGGAACTTGCAGCTAAACCTGCTCAGTAAATCCAAAGTGTACGAGGATTCGGCTCTGAGTGCCATCTTCCTGCacaacaactacaactacaTCCTCAAGTCGCTGGAAAA GTCTGAGCTGATCCAGCTGGTGACGGTGACTCAGAAGCGAGCGGAGACGTCCTACAAAGAGCTCATGACTCAGCAGATCGAAACATACCAGCGCAG CTGGCTGAAAGTCACCGAGCACCTGACAGAAAGGAACATGCCCGTCGTACAGCCCGGCACCAAG CTGAAAGATAAAGAGAGACAAGTGGTTAAAGACAAATTCAAG GGCTTCAATGACGGTTTGGAGGAGCTGTGTAAGATCCAGAAGGGTTGGGCCATCCCGGACAAAGAGCAGAGAGACCTCATCCGGCACAATCAGAAGAAGGTGGTGTCTGATGCCTACAGAGCCTTCCTGCAGAG ATGTGCCAACATTTCCTTCACCAAGAACCCCGAGAAGTATCACAAGTATCGAccggaggaggtggaggagatgATCGAAAAGCTGTTTGACACATCCGCCTGA